The nucleotide window TCATTTTGAGCTCAATTTTTACGCCATAGTTAATAAGACACCACTTTAAGGATAGAAGTGGAATAAGTCCTTGTTCATACTATATTCAtaatgttaagttttaaaagtaaatgtaagtGCGTCCTTAAATGAATATCGCACATAAATAAAGGCGAAAGAAGAAATACATAATGAAAGAAAACTTCACCCTTTATAATCGTTCTCTGAAGTCAGAAgaagaataaatttaataataatctacttATAATTTACGTTAATGTtaaatttagtttatgttacGATTACGAATAACATCTAgagtgcaatatttttattaaatagaaaaatgtttagtaaatcATTAGCGCAAGTTATTATGACCACTCGTCAACATTTTTTCAAAccagtaacgccatctagtagtGAGTAGCAACagtaattaactttaaaattattacaaattctgttaaaaaataacatattgacATTGTTTATAGTAACGAATAATCgtattaaatacttacatacttaagTAAGTAAACtaatatatcttaaaataattgataaaagataataatgttCTTTGCGATAtcataacgccatctagtatcAAACTTAGGTAGTAAGTGACAAGCTTTTCTAACAAGACATTAAATTATCTAATTAGCATTCGCATCTACCATAAGAAAACCCCttcaataaataagaaaatgtatCATATTTCAGTCATTAATTCAGTTCAGTCATAAATACAGCCGATAAAATCACAAACATAAAAATCCAACCAGTAAATCACTACCTATTTTACTTCTCGCAATATTTTCTTGGAAATGTCACCCGTGAGTCTGCAAACAAGCAACACGATCACCCATAATCTgggaaaataagtaaattgcAAGTAAAAATACAAGTTGACCCGCCATTACATGGAACTTTCGTATTACGAGGGGTCTAGTTACGTTGGTAATGCTTCCGGTCAAGTTACGCATTACGACCGACAGAGGGCCAGCAAATATTTGATGTCGGGTAATTGACATACGAGAGGAAAATATCCGTTTACTGTCCCTTGCGTGTTAAAGTTTACTAGCGTTGAAAAAAGATCGCTTCGATTTTTCTTTTCGTGAGGAATTATTATggtgtatgtatttattttgttggatTAGATATTAGATTATGTGCAAAATGGTTTTTGCTGGTACCTATTTctctaaacaaattattatttaattatgtttgctTACGTATGTAAAtcgggtcagagcccattcgtcccctaagattcgcaccctgtgcccactcgtcccctggaacatttgaggggcccattcgtcccctgaagaatatttatttttattcattcttctaatataagtacatgtatatgtgtaacttaaatctaataaattgtaactagAAGTAACCTACATAAAAATTGGCTAAAATCaccgtattttttgtatatttaccaactacatacatgcaaaatcataataacttaaatcttacaaactataactacaataacaaaaaatgactaaaatcacaataattattgaagattaaacaaatcaacattattttagtaaaaaactaatcttatatttgttttttcattttaaatgaataatatatgCATAGCTTTTCCATGCAGTGGCAAAATTGGCTAATTATGCGATTTATTCTCGCTTCATTTTCAATCGATTCGGGATTCATCATAACTCTTTTTTCAAtgatctgttatgatttattaaaataattccgttaataaactgttcacaagtgtattatgttaaccgtttcttatgtaaaatatagctaatttaatctcaggggaccaataggcacctgaataggtgccgaatctttaacttatattgtatatatatatatatattagaggggacgaatgggtaccttaaaaataatattttttattaaaatattaattggtcccctaccaggagaccaatgggcacctatgtaggggccgaatctacaacttttatactaggggacgaattttaggggacgaatgggctctgaccctgtaaatctaaaaaagaaaatatggtGAACATGCTGACATTTCTAACCACTGAGCCATAGGTACctaggtttatttttgtttaccgAACTCTCTTGAAAGCTGTGTACTTGTGacacaaaatcaaaaaaaaaccacactgatttaaaaataaatttcgacTGTCAGATAAATGtctttttattttgcaaacactgctattttattaaaataaaatgaatatccACAAGCTATGGGAGTACAAAGAATATATCAACGTGAACGGCGTCATGATGACCAGTGAATTAATATCTTTACTTCAAAATTCACTAACATTGCTGCAAACTGAGAACCATTTCAAACATGTTCAGTATTGGGGGCAAATATACGCCGTGGATTCCGATTACCACATCGCTGTAGGAATAAACGACGATGCCTTATTAGATAGAAAGTATTTCTACTCCCACGACTTCAAGTTTTGGGGCTTGTTGCCCAAACCTAAAAAGAAACACAGGCATCTCTCCCTCCTCACAACTTTCCCGTTCAGAGGAGAACCTTCACTTAAAATCAAAGTGATGGACGAACAGCTCGAAGAAACTAACCCTGATAGGTGCAAGATTATGTCGGAAGAAGCCCGCCTAGCTGGTACTATAGCTAATATATGTGACGAAGCAGAGATATGCGCTCGCGGACAACTGTTGAAATTACCATCCGGTACTGTCGTTGTCAACCCGAATTTCTACGGACTGACTGCACCAGAGGCTAAGCAATTGAAATCGTATTTGCATATAAGACCAGCTCAACATCGCTGGAACACTAATCTTTTGACTCGACAAGATTACAATTACAGCATGGATTTCCTTGATTCCGTTGACCAAGACATTCCCACTGGTTGTTGGAACCTCTCTCTGGAGCAAGGGGGCGCTGTAGCTTACTTGAAAAGCCTGTATTGGCCGGGAATGATGTATTTTCATAAAGTGCGTACAATGGACGCAGGGTTCCTGTACGTTGGTAACGGTCGCAAAAATTTAGACGTTCCTTTTTTGTTGTAGCCTTTTTTGAAGTGCGTTCCGTTTCACTCT belongs to Anticarsia gemmatalis isolate Benzon Research Colony breed Stoneville strain chromosome 9, ilAntGemm2 primary, whole genome shotgun sequence and includes:
- the Rsph9 gene encoding radial spoke head protein 9 — its product is MNIHKLWEYKEYINVNGVMMTSELISLLQNSLTLLQTENHFKHVQYWGQIYAVDSDYHIAVGINDDALLDRKYFYSHDFKFWGLLPKPKKKHRHLSLLTTFPFRGEPSLKIKVMDEQLEETNPDRCKIMSEEARLAGTIANICDEAEICARGQLLKLPSGTVVVNPNFYGLTAPEAKQLKSYLHIRPAQHRWNTNLLTRQDYNYSMDFLDSVDQDIPTGCWNLSLEQGGAVAYLKSLYWPGMMYFHKVRTMDAGFLYVGNGRKNLDVPFLL